TACAAAGAGGCCCAGTTCTATGCCATCGGGCCCCTCCTGGAGCAGCTGGAGAACATGCAGCCACTGAAGGGGGAGAAAGTGCGCCAGGCATTTCTGGGACTCATGCCCTATTACAAAGGTGAGGGGTCAGGTCCTGGGACAGCCAGGGTACATGGGGAAGGAGGGTTGCAAGGCATCTGGCAGTGCCTAGCTCGCCACCAGAACAAGGTTCACGTGTATTACTTGAGACACGAGAgaatccaacactctttcttgGTCCCACTGGGAAGAtacaggttggggggggggggtcaccttGCCTGTGACTGTCATCAAACCACATTTCAAAAGGATGGTCCTCATCCCATCCCCTTGACTTCCTTTTGCAGTGGAGAGCCATGATCCCTCTTTACCTTGGTGTCCTGCATAGGCCCAAAGACTCTCTTCCCCAGGAATCTGTCTCTTCCGACTTGGATCCTGCCATCACTGGGGCTCTCTGTGCCCTCCCACTGCCTTGCCCCACTCCCTACCTGTTAAGCCCCGTCCCAGTGATGGCTGCTGTATTCATCCCCATAGACCATTTGGAGCGGATTGTGGAGATTGCCCGGCTACGCGCAGTCCAGCGGAAGGCCCGCTTTGCCAAGCTCAAGGTCTGTGTCTTCAAGGAGGAGATGCCCATCACCCCCTATGAGTGTCCACTTCTCAACTCTCTGCGCTTTGAACGGAGCGAGAGTGATGGGCAGCTATTTGAGCACCACTGTGAAGTGGATGTGTCTTTTGGGCCCTGGGAGGCTGTGGCTGATGTTTATGACCTGCTGCACTGCCTGGTCACAGACCTGAGAGCCCAGGGCCTTGTCGTGGACCACCAGTGCATTGGGGTGTGTGACAAACACCTCATCAACCACTACTACTGCAAGCGCCCCATCTATGAGTTCAAGATCACGTGGTGGTGAGTAGTCCTGGTAGGGAATAGAGCCCCTTCAGGGAGGGTGTCCATTCCCCTTAGTGGATCTGGGAGTCAGATCCCTGGAAGGGCTCCTGACTGCCCCGGAACCTGCTGAGGTGAGGACTGAGCCCGGAGGCACAGCTCCAAGTGGACGGAGGTGCAGCTCTAGTCTCCCCTGCTATTTCTTGGGGTCAGGCTCAGGGCTTGTGGCCCACAGGATCCTGGTACCTGAACTTACCTGGCCTCTCCTCCAGGCAGGGCAGTCTTTACCTGAGGCCAATGGGTCTGGCTAGCTTGGGCTTGGCCAGGAAGTCCAGAGAGGTTTTGTTACTTTCTTGACTTTGCAAGAGAGTTTCTGCCGTTTTTAGAGCCACATTACCAAAATAAAATAGGCACAATCACTTCCTCAGCCCTGTGCAGGTGTTCCTTCCTTGTGCTCAGTGTATAGGTGTGGACATAGAACATGATGGGGGATTTTATCCAGACAGCCACTCCACAGTCTCTGGCTGAAGAAGGAgcaccttctctccctccttccccaagaAGAGTCCCCTACTTTGTTTGAAGATGTGAAAAGACTGTTTCCTTTCAAAATGTATTCACCACTTTTTGGAGATGTAACCATAGTTACCAAAACTATGCACCGGGTTGGCCTTAGAAAAGCACAATGTTTACAGCCCTGCTTTGGGCCTTGGCTTCTATCTTCCACCAACCTTCCTTGCTTGCAGGGTTATCTTCTCACAGGGCTGGATTATAAATTTGAGGGGCGCCTTTTGAAGATTCTCTAAGTCAAGCAGGCAAGGTGTCTACATCTGTTATCTTTGAGATGTCACATCCTTTTCTGGAGGCTCCGAATACCTCTTGGGCTGCCATTTCATCTGTCAGGATCCAGTTTGTGGTGAACCCTTTGATGGGAgccccctctttaaaaaaaatattttttatgttttaattacggttgacatattttattatattaatttcaggtgtacagcatagtggttagacacttACCTACCTTACAAAGCACCCATCTGACATCAGTGattacattattgactatatgccctatgctgttctttacatccctttgactatttttcttttttccaattacagtttacattcaatattattttgtattagtttcaggtggaaCCCTCTCTTTTTTAAACCTTGCTTTATCCCACTGACATTCTCCTTCTCGGAGAGTATCTGTCCTAGAGAAAAAACGGAAGGGCTGGGTGAGAGGCACTGCTGTCCCAGGGGCTGTAGGAAGACAGCAGCAAACCTCCGTGATGTTTTACTCCCcacatttcagagagagaaaaagatccaCGAGGTTCTGCTCCCACTGCGTTTCCTTCTCGCTCTGTGTGCAGCCTGGGGCAGCTAGTCAGGGTATGGACCTGCATCTCCTAAAGGAAGACTTTGCAGCACCAGTATTTGGAGTGTAGCATTTCTGTGCTGCAATAAGGGCTTCTCTCTGTACTCGTGATTGTACTTGGCTGTTTTGGGGTGTTCTTGTAGGGAGATTTTGTTATATGTGAAAAGCTGGTGAGGACAGCCTCACTGATCTCAAGTCTTACAAGACCAGATTGGTGATGTAGGGCAAGAGGGAGCCGAAAACATCTGCCTCCTTCTGAGAAGGCCAAGCCCTGGACCCTTGGCTGAATTCCTCCCTGAGGCAATGACCTCCTGGCCCCTGTGTGGGAACAGAGAGCCATGGCATGGCTTTACACTCTTATATCCTATTCTTACATGAGTGGAGCAGAGATACAGACGGAGATCTAAGAGGAAAGTGGTCAGTCTCCTTGGTTCCGAGATATGTATTCTTTCTATTGTTCTCATCCACAATGGATCGTCACGTTTCTGGAGCTGATGTCCCTGCTTGGAGTTCAGCTCAACAACATGCCTCTTGCCTTTGGTTTAAGTTGCTCTGATTGGTGTTACTGCCTAATACACGCTGTGGTTCAACCACGTTGATTTCTTGACAGACACCGAGGCAAGCTATTTAGGAGGAAGTCAATGTGAGTAGAGAGCAGATAATTAAGCCCATCGCTTTCAGTAACCCGGGCTTGAcccctcctctttcccacccccagcacagcgCATCACAGTGCTTGGTCATTTAGCGTCTGTACATGCAAGACCCGAAGCAGCTGGTATGCTCAAACGCAGGTTTGCTAAAAACGGGCCCTGGAAGACTTGCTTGGGGCTACAGGGACGCTGTCCCCGTGCCTCTCATTAGAGACacccatttctctttccctctgcgATGTCCTCAAGGTCGTGTGCTCTGTGCCATTGTGCGGAGACCGGGTTCTAGGCCAGTAGACCAGAAAGAGCCAGGACACTGGCATCCAACTTAGAGCTCTTTTTAAATGGAGTGAACGCATTCAGTGGCCCAGTTTGGCCATTCTCTGATAAGAGGCCAAGGCCA
This is a stretch of genomic DNA from Myotis daubentonii chromosome 4, mMyoDau2.1, whole genome shotgun sequence. It encodes these proteins:
- the KCTD7 gene encoding BTB/POZ domain-containing protein KCTD7, whose product is MVVVTGREPDSRRPDGAMSSSDAEDDFLEPATPTATQAGHALPLLPQEFPEVVPLNIGGAHFTTRLSTLRRYEDTMLAAMFSGRHYIPTDAEGRYFIDRDGTHFGDVLNFLRSGDLPPRERVRAVYKEAQFYAIGPLLEQLENMQPLKGEKVRQAFLGLMPYYKDHLERIVEIARLRAVQRKARFAKLKVCVFKEEMPITPYECPLLNSLRFERSESDGQLFEHHCEVDVSFGPWEAVADVYDLLHCLVTDLRAQGLVVDHQCIGVCDKHLINHYYCKRPIYEFKITWW